The following proteins are co-located in the Catenulispora sp. EB89 genome:
- a CDS encoding MarR family winged helix-turn-helix transcriptional regulator: protein MADAVDAIIAMWAREKPELDATPMGIVGRISRLSRLLDKELKDFFAEYGLEFWEFDVLATLRRSGAPYELSPGALLRTAMVTSGAITNRVDRMEAKGLVERLRDPGDRRGVRIHLTSAGLELIDELMPLHVANERRLLAVLAGDDRDTLTDLLRTLAAGLGDTSLG from the coding sequence ATGGCCGACGCCGTGGACGCGATCATCGCGATGTGGGCGCGGGAGAAGCCCGAGCTCGACGCCACGCCGATGGGCATCGTCGGGCGCATCAGCCGCCTGTCACGGCTGCTGGACAAGGAGCTGAAGGACTTCTTCGCCGAATACGGCCTGGAGTTCTGGGAGTTCGACGTCCTGGCGACCCTGCGCCGCTCCGGCGCCCCGTACGAGCTGTCGCCGGGGGCGCTGCTGCGCACCGCGATGGTCACCTCCGGCGCCATCACCAACCGCGTGGACCGTATGGAGGCCAAGGGTTTGGTGGAGCGGCTGCGCGACCCCGGCGACCGTCGCGGCGTCCGGATCCATCTCACGTCCGCAGGGCTGGAACTCATCGACGAACTGATGCCGTTGCACGTCGCCAACGAGCGGCGGCTGCTGGCCGTCCTGGCCGGCGACGACCGCGACACCCTCACCGACCTGCTGCGCACCCTGGCCGCCGGCCTCGGCGACACCTCCCTGGGATAA
- a CDS encoding CPBP family intramembrane glutamic endopeptidase: MAVVDEGVVPTGGGPVSEARWRTLLRFEVLVVLALSFGQSAVYSFVSIIAKLTAKQALNQQAAGLNASQSSRPWLDFTYQVLDLGFSVAIVALVAYLLLRDNASLRTLGFDLSGGWRDWARGAVVAAGIGSAGLGLYVVAHALNLNATVIPTTLPDVWWRVPVLLLDAFRNGVTEEVVVLGYLLRRFEQLGFSRTRSEIMSSLVRGSYHLYQGFGGFVGNFVMGLIFCRAYRRWGRVMPLVVAHGLIDSVTFVGWLYWAHYLGIPGAPK, translated from the coding sequence GTGGCGGTGGTGGACGAGGGCGTGGTGCCCACGGGGGGCGGGCCGGTGTCCGAGGCGCGATGGCGGACGCTGCTGCGGTTCGAGGTCCTGGTGGTGCTGGCGCTGTCGTTCGGCCAGTCGGCGGTGTACTCGTTCGTGTCGATCATCGCGAAGCTGACCGCGAAGCAGGCGCTGAACCAGCAGGCGGCCGGGCTGAACGCCTCGCAGTCCTCGCGGCCCTGGCTGGACTTCACCTACCAGGTGCTCGACCTCGGGTTCAGCGTCGCGATCGTGGCGCTGGTGGCGTATCTGCTGCTGCGGGACAACGCCTCGCTGCGCACGCTCGGGTTCGACCTGTCCGGCGGCTGGCGGGACTGGGCCCGGGGCGCCGTGGTGGCGGCCGGGATCGGCTCGGCGGGGCTGGGGCTGTACGTGGTCGCGCACGCCCTGAACCTCAACGCGACGGTGATCCCGACCACGCTGCCGGACGTGTGGTGGCGGGTGCCGGTCCTGCTGCTGGACGCGTTCCGGAACGGGGTCACCGAGGAGGTCGTGGTCCTGGGGTACCTGCTGCGCCGGTTCGAGCAGCTGGGGTTCTCCCGGACCAGGTCGGAGATCATGTCCTCGCTGGTGCGCGGGTCGTACCACCTGTACCAGGGTTTCGGCGGGTTCGTCGGGAACTTCGTCATGGGGCTGATCTTCTGCCGGGCCTACCGGCGCTGGGGCCGGGTGATGCCGCTGGTGGTGGCGCACGGGCTGATCGACAGTGTGACCTTCGTCGGGTGGCTGTACTGGGCGCACTACCTCGGGATCCCGGGGGCTCCGAAGTGA
- a CDS encoding tyrosine-type recombinase/integrase, translating to MSFEAGPMGSAGAADSVGSAGSAVVVSVVPGALAAAGPQGAGPNAEQVATLFLLTYKPTTASAYAVDLKQWFAWCALFDVDPFDAVRAHVDAWTVHLGDDGRARPATLARKISAVRNFYAYAVDSGYAAKSPVPAKDKALHLPKVSRKSQTLGPDREESAAMLAAAAKRGVRDEAVVAVLLYQGLRVSELCGIDVEDLSSQRGHRVVRLRRKGGEEQDQAIAPPAAGCLDAWLAERAADSAVAPGSGPVFVGAEGARLTRYQVEWIVESCAQAAGIDKKISPHSLRHACTTLLLDAGVPLRDIQVYMGHANSATTERYDLGRQHLDKSPAYALSGVFARD from the coding sequence GTGAGTTTCGAAGCGGGCCCGATGGGCTCGGCGGGCGCGGCGGATTCCGTGGGTTCCGCCGGCTCGGCCGTCGTCGTGTCCGTGGTCCCCGGCGCGCTGGCGGCGGCCGGCCCGCAGGGCGCCGGCCCGAACGCCGAGCAGGTCGCGACGTTGTTCCTGCTCACCTACAAGCCGACCACCGCCTCGGCCTACGCGGTCGATCTGAAGCAGTGGTTCGCGTGGTGCGCGCTGTTCGACGTCGATCCCTTCGACGCGGTCCGCGCGCATGTCGACGCCTGGACCGTGCATCTCGGCGACGACGGCCGGGCGCGTCCGGCGACCCTCGCGCGCAAGATCAGCGCCGTGCGCAACTTCTACGCCTACGCCGTCGACTCCGGCTACGCCGCCAAGAGCCCGGTGCCGGCCAAGGACAAGGCGCTCCACCTGCCCAAGGTCTCGCGCAAGTCGCAGACGCTGGGCCCGGACCGCGAGGAGTCGGCGGCGATGCTCGCGGCGGCGGCGAAGCGTGGGGTGCGGGACGAGGCTGTCGTCGCCGTCCTGCTGTATCAGGGCCTTCGGGTCTCGGAGCTGTGCGGCATCGATGTGGAGGACCTGTCCTCGCAGCGCGGGCACCGCGTCGTGCGGTTGCGGCGCAAGGGCGGCGAGGAGCAGGACCAGGCGATCGCGCCGCCGGCTGCCGGATGTCTGGACGCGTGGCTGGCCGAGCGTGCCGCGGACTCCGCCGTCGCTCCCGGCTCCGGGCCGGTGTTCGTCGGAGCCGAGGGTGCGCGGCTGACGCGGTATCAGGTGGAGTGGATCGTCGAGAGCTGCGCGCAGGCGGCGGGGATCGACAAGAAGATCAGTCCGCACTCGCTGCGTCACGCCTGCACCACGCTGCTGCTTGATGCAGGGGTTCCCCTGCGCGACATCCAGGTGTATATGGGACATGCGAACTCGGCCACGACCGAGCGGTACGACCTTGGGCGTCAACATCTTGATAAATCGCCCGCGTATGCATTGTCCGGGGTGTTTGCGCGAGACTGA
- a CDS encoding trans-acting enoyl reductase family protein yields MPDPTPGKPFDLVLFGATGFTGSLVADYLAEHAPAGTRWALAGRSAAKLQAVRDRLAATRPELKGLPLLIADAADRVSLRELAERTRVVISTVGPYLHYGEPLVAACAEAGCDYVDLTGEPEFVDAMYLKHNARAVETGARLVHCCGFDSIPTDLGVLYTMRELGPQTGPVRVSGFIRVKGTFSGGTLASAMAAMSRPKAMARTAKARRSAEPAQPGRRFGVLAGPPRHDATAHAWIAPLPVIDTQIALRSAAALPEYGPDFRYGHFAAVRRLPIALGALSLVAGLALAAQVKPLRQAVGKVVKPGQGPDEARRAASWFTLRLRAEAGGRTLVTEVSGGDPGYGETAKMLAESALCLAFDDLPATAGQQTTATAMGEALIERLTRAGITFRTLGAAPTGAPGR; encoded by the coding sequence ATGCCCGACCCGACCCCGGGTAAGCCCTTCGACCTGGTCCTGTTCGGAGCCACCGGCTTCACCGGATCCCTGGTCGCCGACTATCTCGCCGAGCACGCCCCGGCCGGCACGCGCTGGGCGCTGGCCGGGCGTTCGGCGGCGAAGCTGCAGGCGGTGCGCGACCGGCTGGCCGCGACCCGGCCGGAGCTCAAGGGCCTGCCCCTGCTGATCGCCGACGCCGCGGACCGGGTCTCGCTGCGCGAGCTCGCCGAGCGCACCCGCGTGGTGATCAGCACCGTCGGGCCCTACCTGCACTACGGCGAGCCGCTGGTGGCCGCCTGCGCCGAGGCCGGGTGCGACTACGTCGACCTGACCGGCGAGCCCGAGTTCGTCGACGCCATGTACCTCAAGCACAACGCCCGCGCCGTGGAGACCGGCGCGCGCCTGGTCCACTGCTGCGGCTTCGACAGCATCCCGACCGACCTCGGCGTGCTGTACACGATGCGCGAGCTCGGGCCGCAGACCGGTCCGGTGCGGGTGTCGGGCTTCATCCGGGTCAAGGGCACGTTCTCCGGCGGGACGCTGGCCTCGGCGATGGCGGCGATGTCCCGACCCAAGGCGATGGCGCGCACGGCCAAGGCCCGCCGGTCCGCCGAGCCTGCTCAGCCGGGGCGGCGCTTCGGCGTCCTGGCCGGCCCGCCGCGCCACGACGCGACCGCGCACGCCTGGATCGCACCGCTGCCGGTGATCGACACGCAGATCGCGCTGCGCAGCGCCGCCGCACTTCCGGAGTACGGACCCGACTTCCGCTACGGGCACTTCGCCGCCGTGCGCCGACTGCCGATCGCGCTGGGCGCCCTGTCCCTGGTCGCCGGGCTGGCGCTGGCCGCGCAGGTCAAACCACTGCGACAGGCGGTGGGCAAGGTGGTCAAGCCGGGACAGGGCCCTGACGAGGCACGCCGCGCGGCCAGCTGGTTCACGCTGCGACTGCGCGCCGAGGCCGGGGGCCGGACGCTGGTCACCGAGGTCTCCGGCGGCGACCCGGGCTACGGCGAGACCGCGAAGATGCTCGCCGAGTCGGCGCTGTGCCTGGCCTTCGACGACCTGCCGGCGACCGCAGGGCAGCAGACGACGGCTACTGCGATGGGTGAGGCGCTCATCGAGCGGCTGACGCGGGCCGGGATCACGTTCCGGACGTTGGGGGCGGCGCCGACTGGGGCGCCGGGGCGGTGA
- a CDS encoding YbhB/YbcL family Raf kinase inhibitor-like protein codes for MSSPYDTSEQVPSFTVSSSEFKPGERLAPEHGSAIFEVPGGRETSPQLSWGPVPEGTRSISVTMFDPDAPIPSGFWHWGLADLPADTTELPAGAGAGDGSLPGEAFHVPNEIGMHQYVGFGPPPGTGRHRYYFAVHALDVDSVRDLGVTPDTTPAVLHFMMRGHELGRGILQGWASADE; via the coding sequence GTGTCGTCGCCCTATGACACCTCGGAGCAGGTGCCGTCATTCACGGTGAGCTCCTCCGAATTCAAGCCCGGGGAACGCCTCGCCCCCGAGCACGGCTCGGCGATCTTCGAGGTCCCCGGGGGCCGCGAGACCTCGCCGCAGCTGTCCTGGGGCCCGGTCCCCGAGGGCACCAGGAGCATCTCGGTGACGATGTTCGACCCCGACGCCCCGATCCCCTCCGGGTTCTGGCACTGGGGCCTGGCCGACCTCCCCGCCGACACCACCGAGCTCCCCGCGGGCGCCGGCGCCGGCGACGGCTCGCTCCCGGGCGAGGCGTTCCACGTCCCGAACGAGATCGGCATGCACCAGTACGTCGGCTTCGGCCCGCCGCCCGGCACCGGCCGGCACCGCTACTACTTCGCGGTGCACGCCCTGGACGTGGACTCGGTCCGCGACCTCGGCGTCACCCCGGACACCACGCCGGCGGTGCTGCACTTCATGATGCGCGGGCACGAGCTGGGGCGCGGGATTCTGCAGGGGTGGGCCAGCGCCGACGAGTAG
- a CDS encoding DUF1992 domain-containing protein — protein MSTWHERFASGIDKHVRDAEKDGAFEDNPLVGKPLPGDSQPYREDWWITQKVAQERVGAHALPLPLALRREAQDLRKGLIEDRLAASEAVLRAAIADYDVRSDAARRTPQPGPSVVIPRVDADEAVEAWRQARDAK, from the coding sequence ATGAGCACCTGGCATGAGCGATTCGCCTCCGGCATCGACAAGCATGTGCGCGATGCCGAGAAGGACGGAGCCTTCGAGGACAACCCTTTGGTCGGCAAGCCGCTGCCCGGCGACAGCCAGCCGTACCGCGAAGACTGGTGGATCACGCAGAAGGTCGCGCAGGAACGCGTCGGCGCGCACGCGCTGCCCCTGCCGCTGGCTTTGCGACGCGAGGCGCAGGATCTGCGCAAAGGGCTGATCGAGGATCGGCTCGCCGCGTCCGAAGCCGTGTTGCGGGCTGCGATCGCGGACTACGACGTGCGCTCCGACGCCGCGCGGCGGACGCCGCAGCCGGGGCCGTCGGTGGTGATTCCGCGGGTGGACGCGGATGAGGCCGTCGAGGCGTGGCGGCAGGCGCGCGACGCGAAGTGA
- a CDS encoding EamA family transporter: protein MTAIATATAAPTVAHTPSSSTGTARDLLLSVLAPASWGTTYVVTSELLPDHRPMLAATMRALPAGLILLAFVRRLPKGSWWWKTAVLGTLNFGAFFPLLFFAAYRLPGGVASTLGSVQPLLVAGFSILILRQRPHNAVLGAAIVGTGGVALMTLTAKARLDPLGVVAMLVATALMALAVVLGRRWGRPEGATPMVLATWQLVFGGLILLPMTLVSEGLPDTLTAKNLAGFTYIGVVGTAVAYTLWFRGIERLAPTSLSLLSLANPMVATVAGFVVLHQSLTGPQAAGFAVALGALVTGQMLVARKR from the coding sequence ATGACCGCCATCGCCACCGCAACCGCCGCGCCGACCGTCGCGCACACGCCGTCGTCCTCGACCGGCACCGCCCGCGACCTGCTGCTGTCCGTCCTCGCGCCGGCCAGCTGGGGCACCACCTACGTGGTCACCTCCGAACTGCTCCCCGACCACCGCCCGATGCTCGCCGCGACGATGCGGGCGCTGCCGGCCGGGCTGATCCTGCTGGCGTTCGTGCGCCGACTGCCGAAGGGCAGCTGGTGGTGGAAGACCGCGGTGCTCGGGACGCTGAACTTCGGGGCCTTCTTCCCCCTGCTGTTCTTCGCCGCCTACCGGCTGCCCGGCGGCGTGGCCTCGACGCTCGGCTCGGTGCAGCCGCTGCTGGTGGCGGGGTTCAGCATCCTGATCCTGCGTCAGCGGCCGCACAACGCGGTCCTGGGCGCGGCGATCGTCGGCACCGGCGGCGTGGCACTGATGACGCTGACCGCCAAGGCCCGGCTGGATCCGCTCGGCGTGGTGGCGATGCTGGTGGCCACCGCGCTGATGGCGCTGGCCGTGGTGCTGGGCCGCAGGTGGGGACGGCCGGAAGGCGCCACGCCGATGGTGCTGGCGACCTGGCAGCTGGTGTTCGGCGGGCTGATCCTGCTGCCGATGACGCTGGTCTCCGAGGGGCTGCCGGACACGCTGACCGCCAAGAACCTCGCCGGGTTCACGTACATCGGCGTCGTGGGCACCGCAGTGGCGTACACGCTGTGGTTCCGCGGCATCGAGCGTCTGGCGCCGACGTCTCTGTCGCTGCTGAGCCTGGCCAACCCGATGGTGGCCACGGTCGCCGGGTTCGTCGTGCTGCACCAGTCGCTGACCGGGCCGCAGGCCGCGGGGTTCGCCGTCGCGCTGGGGGCGCTGGTGACCGGGCAGATGCTGGTCGCGCGGAAGCGATGA
- a CDS encoding acyl-CoA thioesterase, with the protein MDLLELERIEDDLFRGASPDTDVQRVFGGQVLGQALSAATATVEPDRSVHSLHGYFLLPGDPAAPIVYEVDRSRTGRSFSTRRVVARQHGRNIFVMSASYQIPEPGLDHADPRPDAPDPEELPAIPTSPADDGEDALWNILYRRWTAFDIRRVPDTGPERRQVWLRTSAPLPDDPHLHTAVLAYVSDLTLLSTTLIRHKLLPHKEVQIASLDHAIWFHRPARADQWLLYDQASPSASGARGLATGRLFTREGTLVATVVQEGLLRVHPAP; encoded by the coding sequence ATGGACCTGCTCGAGCTGGAGAGGATCGAGGACGACCTGTTCCGCGGCGCCTCGCCCGACACCGACGTGCAGCGCGTCTTCGGCGGACAGGTCCTGGGCCAGGCCCTGTCCGCCGCCACGGCCACGGTCGAGCCGGACCGCAGCGTGCACTCCCTGCACGGGTACTTCCTGCTCCCCGGCGACCCGGCCGCGCCGATCGTGTACGAGGTCGACCGCTCGCGCACCGGCCGGTCGTTCTCCACCCGGCGGGTCGTGGCCCGCCAGCACGGCCGCAACATCTTCGTCATGTCGGCCTCGTACCAGATCCCCGAGCCCGGCCTGGACCACGCCGACCCGCGCCCGGACGCCCCGGACCCGGAGGAGCTGCCGGCGATCCCGACCAGCCCCGCCGACGACGGCGAGGACGCGCTGTGGAACATCCTCTACCGGCGCTGGACCGCCTTCGACATCCGGCGGGTCCCGGACACCGGCCCGGAACGGCGGCAGGTATGGCTGCGCACCTCCGCACCGCTGCCGGACGACCCGCACCTGCACACCGCGGTCCTCGCCTACGTCTCGGACCTGACGCTGCTGTCCACCACGCTCATCCGGCACAAGCTGCTGCCGCACAAAGAGGTGCAGATCGCCTCGCTGGACCACGCGATCTGGTTCCACCGCCCGGCGCGCGCCGACCAGTGGCTGCTCTACGACCAGGCCTCGCCCTCGGCCTCCGGCGCCCGCGGGCTGGCCACCGGCCGGCTGTTCACGCGGGAGGGCACGCTGGTGGCGACGGTCGTGCAGGAGGGGCTGCTGCGGGTACATCCGGCGCCCTGA
- a CDS encoding maleylpyruvate isomerase N-terminal domain-containing protein, with protein sequence MTTAGEHYRVIRAELTELAADLSPEQAGTPVPALPGWSVLDTYAHLAGISADVPAGIAAQPDSTAWTAGHLAARRGRSLAEIVEEWGANGPGMEAFLDEPAGRPAVIAVIDLFHHSHDIRGALGRREARDTPEAVFVATLLTKFKRSGWEEAGNPPIELATGSGSWRFGEQDCAPTAALATSDFELSRILIGRRSRAQMLAAGWTGDPEPIVDLLPRFGPPVTDLTE encoded by the coding sequence ATGACCACCGCCGGAGAGCACTACCGTGTCATCCGCGCCGAGCTCACGGAGTTGGCCGCGGATCTGAGCCCGGAGCAGGCCGGCACGCCGGTGCCCGCGCTGCCGGGCTGGAGCGTGCTGGACACCTACGCGCACCTGGCCGGGATCAGCGCCGACGTCCCGGCCGGGATCGCGGCCCAGCCGGACAGCACCGCGTGGACCGCCGGACACCTCGCGGCGCGCCGGGGGCGCTCGCTGGCCGAGATCGTCGAGGAGTGGGGCGCCAACGGGCCCGGGATGGAGGCGTTCCTGGACGAGCCGGCCGGGCGGCCCGCGGTGATCGCCGTGATCGACCTCTTCCATCACAGCCACGACATCCGCGGCGCGCTCGGCCGGCGGGAGGCGCGCGACACGCCCGAGGCCGTGTTCGTGGCGACCCTGCTGACCAAGTTCAAGCGCAGCGGCTGGGAGGAAGCCGGGAATCCGCCGATCGAGCTGGCCACCGGCTCGGGCAGCTGGCGGTTCGGGGAGCAGGACTGCGCGCCCACGGCGGCACTGGCCACCTCCGACTTCGAACTCTCCCGCATCCTGATCGGGCGCCGGTCCCGGGCCCAGATGCTGGCCGCAGGCTGGACCGGCGACCCGGAGCCGATCGTGGACCTGCTGCCGAGGTTCGGGCCGCCCGTGACCGACCTCACCGAGTAG
- a CDS encoding VOC family protein — MADAMADEKALSVASVFPAARLADGVRFLAAVLGIEPTFVDGERWAQFDLGGARLALASGAESSGAAQVMVKVADAAGTAERLAAAGYDVAGPVAGPHEVRFSVTGPDGWSVVVYEPV, encoded by the coding sequence ATGGCGGACGCAATGGCGGACGAGAAGGCTCTGAGCGTGGCGTCGGTGTTCCCGGCGGCGCGGCTGGCGGACGGCGTGCGGTTCCTGGCGGCGGTGCTGGGCATCGAGCCGACCTTCGTCGACGGCGAGCGCTGGGCCCAGTTCGACCTGGGCGGTGCGCGCCTGGCGCTGGCCTCCGGGGCCGAGTCGTCGGGGGCGGCGCAGGTGATGGTGAAGGTCGCGGACGCGGCGGGGACCGCCGAGCGGCTGGCGGCAGCCGGCTACGACGTCGCCGGCCCGGTCGCCGGTCCGCATGAGGTGCGGTTCTCGGTGACCGGGCCGGATGGGTGGTCGGTGGTCGTCTACGAGCCGGTCTGA
- a CDS encoding lysophospholipid acyltransferase family protein — translation MSVYQAAKFFVEPLVKLVYRPRVEGLENIPATGAAILAANHLSFSDSFFIPVVVPRHVTFIAKAEYFNTRGLKGMWNKYFYARFAGAVPIDRSGTRNATTAALEGAVAVLEAGDLFGIYPEGTRSPDGKLYRGRTGIAEIALRSGAPIIPIGIVGTDRVQPPGKKIPRLSRVTIRIGAPLDLAAAKALGKPALVRRAITDEVIEEIQKLSGQEYRAVYASDVKEGKAAA, via the coding sequence ATGTCCGTGTACCAGGCGGCGAAATTCTTCGTCGAACCCCTCGTGAAGCTCGTCTACCGGCCGCGCGTCGAGGGCCTGGAGAACATCCCCGCCACCGGGGCCGCCATCCTGGCCGCGAACCACCTGTCGTTCTCAGACTCCTTCTTCATCCCGGTGGTGGTCCCCCGCCACGTGACCTTCATCGCCAAGGCCGAGTACTTCAACACCCGCGGCCTGAAGGGGATGTGGAACAAGTACTTCTACGCCCGGTTCGCCGGCGCCGTCCCCATCGACCGCTCCGGCACCCGCAACGCCACCACCGCGGCCCTGGAAGGCGCCGTGGCGGTCCTGGAGGCGGGCGACCTGTTCGGCATCTACCCGGAGGGCACACGCTCCCCCGACGGCAAGCTCTACCGCGGCCGCACCGGCATCGCCGAGATCGCCCTGCGCTCAGGCGCCCCGATCATCCCGATCGGCATCGTCGGCACCGACCGCGTCCAGCCCCCCGGCAAGAAGATCCCCCGCCTGAGCCGCGTGACCATCCGCATCGGCGCCCCCCTGGACCTGGCCGCCGCCAAGGCGCTGGGGAAGCCGGCACTGGTGCGCCGGGCGATCACCGACGAGGTGATCGAGGAGATCCAGAAGCTGTCGGGGCAGGAGTACCGGGCGGTTTACGCCTCCGACGTCAAGGAGGGGAAGGCGGCGGCCTGA
- a CDS encoding tetratricopeptide repeat protein, which translates to MAEVEQQFGGGADEADGLQVGGADAVTELETQAPSAAFDADPVVAAGFVAFEAGDLEAAEAVFAPAAGGGSRAAMFGLGLVYQARDDFDQAVRWYAAAAELGEAEAANNLGTLLAVRGENDAAVAWLSQAVALGSSEAAVNLGRMNHWDNPAEAEFWYRRGAEAEVGSAMANIGVLAQRRGDLVQAAEWYRKAVEAGEVRAVNNLGNVLLMQGEVEEAMDCFKRGAEGGDGHAQVNFALLSLARGEVEEALAAAERGRESDAPGAEVVYGQVLLATGDQQGAAEAFQRAMNAGDPSGAYALGVVAAQTGALIDAERLFLAAANAGHVPAMWNSAVLLQQSGKTEAALPWFEAAAAAGHPEAQAVLSGAISVQPGGDGGGVATA; encoded by the coding sequence GTGGCCGAGGTAGAGCAGCAGTTCGGCGGCGGGGCGGATGAGGCCGACGGGCTCCAGGTCGGTGGCGCCGATGCGGTGACGGAACTGGAGACGCAGGCGCCGTCCGCGGCGTTCGACGCCGACCCGGTGGTGGCGGCGGGGTTCGTGGCCTTCGAGGCCGGGGACCTGGAGGCGGCCGAGGCGGTGTTCGCCCCGGCGGCCGGCGGCGGCAGCCGCGCGGCGATGTTCGGCCTGGGCCTGGTGTATCAGGCCCGTGACGACTTCGACCAGGCGGTGCGCTGGTACGCGGCGGCGGCCGAACTCGGCGAGGCCGAGGCCGCGAACAACCTGGGCACGTTGCTGGCGGTGCGCGGCGAGAACGACGCCGCGGTGGCCTGGCTGAGCCAGGCGGTCGCGCTGGGCTCGTCGGAGGCCGCGGTGAACCTGGGGCGCATGAACCACTGGGACAACCCGGCCGAGGCCGAGTTCTGGTACCGCCGCGGCGCCGAGGCCGAAGTCGGCTCGGCGATGGCGAACATCGGCGTCCTGGCCCAGCGCCGCGGCGACCTGGTGCAGGCCGCCGAGTGGTACCGCAAGGCGGTGGAGGCCGGCGAGGTCCGCGCGGTGAACAACCTGGGCAACGTCCTGCTGATGCAGGGCGAGGTCGAGGAGGCGATGGACTGCTTCAAGCGCGGCGCCGAGGGCGGCGACGGCCACGCGCAGGTGAACTTCGCCCTGCTGTCCCTGGCCCGCGGCGAGGTCGAGGAGGCCCTCGCGGCCGCCGAGCGCGGCCGGGAGTCCGACGCGCCGGGCGCCGAGGTCGTCTACGGCCAGGTGCTGCTGGCCACCGGCGACCAGCAGGGCGCCGCGGAGGCCTTCCAGCGTGCGATGAACGCCGGCGACCCGTCGGGCGCCTACGCCCTCGGCGTGGTGGCGGCCCAGACCGGCGCCCTGATCGACGCCGAGCGCCTGTTCCTGGCCGCCGCCAACGCCGGACACGTCCCGGCGATGTGGAACTCGGCGGTGCTGCTCCAGCAGAGCGGCAAGACCGAGGCGGCACTGCCGTGGTTCGAGGCCGCCGCGGCCGCGGGGCACCCGGAGGCGCAGGCGGTGCTGTCGGGGGCGATCTCGGTCCAGCCCGGGGGCGACGGCGGGGGCGTGGCGACGGCTTAG
- a CDS encoding GNAT family N-acetyltransferase — MRSPVTLHGNLCRLELMRPDHIDGLLFAAVADRSTYDFTYVPRDHDAVVRYVALATSDFAAGVAVPFTTIAIDPLTGEERIVGTSRLRELEYWRAGVWPPRHGHVNPDGRPDAAEIGSTWLHPSAQRTGINTEAKLMMLTYAFETWDVHRVSLKTDVRNTRSRAAISALGAQFEGIKRAHFPAADGGVRDSALFSIVRAEWPAAKANLEARLQRYLDRATTAALEPTLEPAPAVMTVEPHLVEPLPLDTTIETAPVAPVVQAPAIPAA; from the coding sequence ATGCGTTCCCCCGTCACGCTCCACGGCAACCTGTGCCGCCTGGAGCTCATGCGACCGGACCACATCGACGGCCTGCTGTTCGCGGCCGTCGCCGACCGGTCCACGTACGACTTCACCTACGTGCCGCGCGACCACGACGCAGTCGTCCGGTACGTGGCCCTGGCGACCTCGGACTTCGCCGCCGGTGTCGCCGTCCCCTTCACCACCATCGCGATCGATCCGCTGACCGGCGAGGAACGCATCGTGGGCACCTCCCGCCTGCGCGAACTCGAGTACTGGCGGGCCGGGGTCTGGCCGCCCCGGCACGGGCACGTCAACCCCGACGGCCGACCGGACGCCGCCGAGATCGGCTCCACCTGGCTGCACCCCTCGGCCCAGCGCACCGGCATCAACACCGAGGCCAAGCTGATGATGCTCACCTACGCTTTCGAGACCTGGGACGTGCACCGCGTCAGCCTCAAGACCGACGTGCGCAACACCCGCAGCCGGGCCGCGATCAGCGCCCTGGGCGCGCAGTTCGAGGGCATCAAGCGGGCGCACTTCCCGGCCGCCGACGGAGGCGTGCGCGACAGCGCCCTGTTCTCCATCGTCCGCGCCGAGTGGCCGGCCGCGAAGGCCAACCTGGAGGCCCGCCTGCAGCGCTACCTCGACCGCGCCACCACCGCGGCCCTGGAGCCGACGCTGGAGCCGGCCCCGGCGGTCATGACCGTCGAGCCGCACCTGGTCGAACCGCTGCCGCTGGACACCACGATCGAGACCGCCCCGGTCGCCCCGGTAGTACAAGCGCCAGCCATTCCGGCGGCTTAG